One segment of Gordonia terrae DNA contains the following:
- the frr gene encoding ribosome recycling factor: MIDDALLDAEEKMEKAVNVAKEDMGSIRTGRANPAMFNKVNIEYYGSLTPVTQVASINTPEPRLVVIKPYEASTLRDIETAIRNSDLGVNPTNDGTIIRVAVPQLTEERRRDLVKQAKGKGEDAKVAIRNVRRKAADELKRIQKDGEAGEDEVTRAEKELDKTTATYVHQIDELVKHKEDELLEV; the protein is encoded by the coding sequence ATGATCGACGACGCGTTGCTCGACGCCGAGGAGAAGATGGAGAAGGCGGTCAACGTCGCCAAGGAGGACATGGGTTCGATCCGGACCGGGCGCGCCAACCCGGCCATGTTCAACAAGGTCAACATCGAGTACTACGGCTCGTTGACCCCCGTCACGCAGGTCGCCAGCATCAACACGCCCGAACCGCGCCTCGTCGTGATCAAGCCGTACGAGGCGTCCACGCTGCGCGACATCGAGACCGCGATCCGCAACTCCGATCTCGGGGTGAATCCGACCAACGACGGCACGATCATCCGGGTGGCCGTCCCGCAGCTCACCGAGGAGCGGCGCCGCGACCTCGTCAAGCAGGCCAAGGGCAAGGGTGAGGATGCGAAGGTCGCGATCCGCAACGTGCGCCGCAAGGCCGCCGACGAGCTCAAGCGCATCCAGAAGGACGGCGAGGCCGGCGAGGACGAGGTCACCCGCGCCGAGAAGGAACTGGACAAGACCACGGCGACCTACGTGCATCAGATCGACGAGCTGGTCAAGCACAAAGAAGACGAATTGCTCGAGGTGTGA
- a CDS encoding phosphatidate cytidylyltransferase has product MNEVPQRGGEKKSRAGRDLPAAIAVGGTLGISIIAILIFVPKVWYGLVAVAFAIATWEVVKRLRTGGYEVALWPLLIGGQAIIWASWPWGPTGALVAFVATVLVAMVWKLLGQGINHAPVNYLRDLAVTVFVLAWLPLLASFGAHLVVQDDGAARVATLMVVVVCSDVGGYAAGVLFGKHPMAPAISPKKSWEGMVGSLVVGTVGAVGCVVYLLGSHWWIGIILGPVLVVCATLGDLVESQVKRDLGIKDMGTLLPGHGGIMDRLDSLLPSAFVVWVVLTGLL; this is encoded by the coding sequence GTGAACGAGGTTCCGCAACGAGGCGGTGAGAAGAAGTCGCGTGCGGGGCGCGACCTGCCGGCCGCCATCGCGGTCGGCGGCACACTCGGCATCAGCATCATCGCGATCCTGATCTTCGTGCCGAAGGTCTGGTACGGCCTCGTGGCGGTTGCCTTCGCGATCGCCACCTGGGAGGTCGTCAAACGCCTCCGCACCGGGGGTTACGAGGTCGCGCTCTGGCCGCTGCTCATCGGCGGGCAGGCCATCATCTGGGCGAGCTGGCCCTGGGGTCCGACCGGCGCGCTCGTCGCGTTCGTCGCGACGGTGCTGGTGGCCATGGTGTGGAAGCTCCTCGGGCAGGGCATCAACCATGCGCCGGTCAACTACCTGCGCGACCTCGCGGTCACCGTCTTCGTGCTCGCGTGGCTGCCGCTGCTCGCCTCCTTCGGCGCACATCTGGTGGTGCAGGACGACGGAGCCGCGCGGGTCGCCACGCTGATGGTGGTCGTGGTGTGCTCCGATGTCGGCGGTTACGCCGCGGGCGTGCTGTTCGGCAAACACCCGATGGCGCCGGCCATCAGCCCGAAGAAGTCCTGGGAAGGCATGGTGGGGTCGCTGGTCGTCGGCACGGTCGGTGCCGTCGGCTGCGTGGTGTATCTGCTCGGGAGCCACTGGTGGATCGGCATCATCCTCGGACCGGTCCTGGTTGTCTGTGCGACCCTCGGCGACCTGGTCGAGTCGCAGGTGAAGCGCGACCTCGGGATCAAGGACATGGGCACGCTGCTGCCCGGGCACGGCGGGATCATGGACCGGCTCGACAGCCTGCTGCCGTCGGCGTTCGTGGTGTGGGTCGTGCTGACCGGATTGCTCTGA
- a CDS encoding LapA family protein, with protein MTTPEDRPHTGSVPAWGEQPAGSPVPAAGHPHTPEQHSPEPDPRDRLRRTVADVEHTRTRATWFGVVIGAIILVLLLVFIVQNLGSQTIELLFWEVNLPLGVSLLIAAIAGALIVALVGGLRMLQLRRALKKAAK; from the coding sequence ATGACGACACCCGAGGACCGACCGCACACGGGTTCGGTACCAGCGTGGGGCGAACAACCCGCCGGGTCGCCGGTCCCGGCGGCCGGCCACCCGCACACCCCCGAGCAGCACTCCCCCGAGCCCGACCCCCGCGATCGTCTCCGACGCACGGTCGCCGACGTCGAGCACACACGCACCAGAGCCACCTGGTTCGGAGTGGTGATCGGTGCGATCATCCTCGTCCTGCTGCTGGTCTTCATCGTCCAGAACCTCGGCTCGCAGACCATCGAGCTGCTGTTCTGGGAGGTGAATCTGCCACTCGGGGTGAGCCTGCTCATCGCGGCGATCGCCGGCGCGCTGATCGTCGCACTGGTGGGTGGCCTGCGCATGTTGCAACTGCGGCGTGCGCTGAAGAAAGCCGCGAAGTAG
- the dxr gene encoding 1-deoxy-D-xylulose-5-phosphate reductoisomerase: protein MVQNGCVPTRVLILGSTGSIGVQALEVIAEHPDLFEVAGLGAGGSNPDLLADQAAAFGVPAARIAVADTARAQELADRLGGRVLGGPDAMCDLIDAVVADTGVDVILNAVVGSIGLAPSLAALRSGARLALANKESLVAGGALVLDAAAPGQIVPVDSEHSAIAQCLRAGTAAEVDRLVLTASGGPFRGWSRAQLEDVTPEQAGRHPTWSMGPMITLNSATLVNKALEVIEAHLLFDVDYDRIDVTVHPQSIVHSMVTFVDGATVAKASPPSMKLPIALALGWPDRVPGSSAACDFSTASSWTFEPVDDAVFPAIDLARRAGSAGGSLTAVYNAANEAAAAGFFAGAIRFPRIVEVIEEVLGEADQWRRTPGTVEEVFAADRWARDRAAQLVAAASR, encoded by the coding sequence ATGGTCCAGAATGGGTGCGTGCCCACACGTGTGCTGATCCTCGGTTCCACCGGTTCCATCGGCGTCCAGGCGCTCGAGGTGATCGCCGAGCATCCCGACCTCTTCGAGGTCGCCGGTCTCGGTGCCGGCGGGTCGAACCCCGATCTCCTCGCCGACCAGGCCGCCGCGTTCGGCGTTCCGGCCGCGCGGATCGCCGTCGCGGACACCGCGCGGGCGCAGGAGCTCGCGGACCGTCTCGGCGGCCGGGTCCTCGGCGGACCCGACGCCATGTGTGACCTCATCGACGCGGTTGTCGCGGACACCGGTGTGGATGTGATCCTCAACGCGGTCGTCGGCTCGATCGGGCTCGCACCCAGTCTCGCCGCGCTCCGCTCGGGTGCCCGGCTCGCGCTGGCGAACAAGGAGTCGCTCGTCGCCGGCGGCGCCCTCGTCCTCGACGCCGCGGCGCCCGGGCAGATCGTGCCGGTCGATTCCGAACACTCCGCCATCGCCCAGTGCCTGCGCGCCGGGACGGCCGCCGAGGTCGACCGGCTGGTCCTCACCGCGTCGGGCGGCCCGTTCCGCGGGTGGTCCCGCGCACAGCTCGAGGACGTCACCCCCGAGCAGGCCGGCCGACACCCCACCTGGTCGATGGGTCCGATGATCACCCTCAACTCGGCGACCCTGGTCAACAAGGCTCTCGAAGTCATCGAGGCGCACCTGCTGTTCGACGTCGACTACGACCGCATCGACGTCACCGTCCACCCGCAGTCCATCGTCCACTCGATGGTGACCTTCGTGGACGGCGCGACGGTGGCGAAGGCCTCGCCGCCGTCGATGAAGCTGCCCATCGCGCTGGCGCTGGGCTGGCCGGACCGGGTGCCCGGTTCGTCGGCGGCGTGCGACTTCTCGACCGCGTCGTCGTGGACCTTCGAGCCGGTCGACGACGCGGTGTTCCCCGCGATCGATCTGGCGCGGCGCGCCGGCAGTGCGGGGGGCAGCCTGACGGCGGTCTACAACGCGGCCAACGAGGCCGCCGCGGCCGGGTTCTTCGCAGGTGCGATCCGGTTCCCGCGCATCGTCGAGGTGATCGAGGAGGTGCTCGGCGAGGCCGATCAGTGGCGCCGGACGCCAGGTACTGTGGAAGAGGTCTTCGCCGCCGATCGGTGGGCCCGGGATCGCGCTGCGCAGCTGGTCGCGGCGGCATCCCGCTGA
- a CDS encoding DUF2631 domain-containing protein: MASTDVEHTVGHGDGRHGEVEVIDTGWRREPADAPSARFGWHGAATKTFYGAAIFFALFLLAMIIGNHTGHIEDLYLIAFAVGTLFFAVRGWWMNRGKWS, from the coding sequence GTGGCAAGCACCGATGTGGAGCACACTGTGGGGCACGGCGATGGGAGGCATGGCGAAGTCGAGGTCATCGACACCGGCTGGCGCCGCGAGCCCGCCGATGCCCCGTCCGCCCGGTTCGGCTGGCACGGCGCGGCGACCAAGACCTTCTACGGTGCGGCCATCTTCTTCGCGCTGTTCCTGCTCGCGATGATCATCGGCAACCACACCGGCCACATCGAGGACCTCTACCTCATCGCCTTCGCCGTGGGCACGCTGTTCTTCGCAGTCCGCGGCTGGTGGATGAACCGCGGAAAGTGGTCCTGA
- the rlmN gene encoding 23S rRNA (adenine(2503)-C(2))-methyltransferase RlmN, with protein MTSLPLVFDAPRRGRPPTHFADLDAAGRVAALAELGLPKFRADQLARQYYARLNGNVDEMTDLPATSREAVRDKLFPQLLTPVRHISCDDDSTRKTLWRLHDGTLLESVLMRYTERNTLCISSQAGCGMACPFCATGQGGLDRNLSTAEIVDQVRAAARALRDGEIGEPGRLSNVVFMGMGEPLANYKRVVSAVRQITSPAPDGLGISARSVTVSTVGLAPSIRRLADEGLAVTLAVSLHTPDDELRDTLVPVNNRWSVAEVLEAARYYADTTGRRVSIEYALIRDVNDQPWRADLLGEKLHRALGSLVHVNLIPLNPTPGSEWDASPKPVEREFVRRVREQGVSCTVRDTRGQEIAAACGQLAAEER; from the coding sequence ATGACCTCATTGCCACTTGTGTTCGACGCGCCCCGACGCGGGCGTCCGCCGACACACTTCGCCGACCTCGACGCCGCCGGTCGCGTCGCGGCGCTGGCCGAGCTGGGGCTGCCGAAGTTCCGGGCCGACCAGTTGGCCCGGCAGTACTACGCGCGTCTCAACGGGAACGTCGACGAGATGACGGACCTGCCGGCCACCTCTCGCGAAGCGGTGCGGGACAAGCTCTTCCCGCAACTGCTCACCCCGGTCCGGCACATCTCGTGCGACGACGACTCGACACGCAAGACGCTGTGGCGCCTGCACGACGGCACTCTCCTGGAGAGCGTCCTCATGCGCTACACCGAACGCAACACCCTGTGTATCTCGAGCCAGGCCGGGTGCGGCATGGCCTGCCCGTTCTGCGCGACCGGGCAGGGCGGGCTCGACCGCAACCTGTCGACCGCGGAGATCGTCGACCAGGTCCGGGCCGCCGCGCGCGCGCTGCGGGACGGCGAGATCGGCGAACCAGGGCGCTTGTCGAATGTCGTGTTCATGGGCATGGGCGAGCCGCTGGCCAACTACAAGCGGGTCGTGAGCGCGGTCCGGCAGATCACCTCGCCCGCGCCGGACGGACTCGGCATCTCGGCGCGCTCGGTGACCGTCTCGACCGTCGGTCTCGCGCCGTCGATCCGTCGGCTCGCCGACGAGGGGCTCGCGGTCACGCTCGCCGTGTCGCTCCACACGCCCGACGATGAACTCCGCGACACCCTCGTCCCGGTCAACAACCGGTGGTCGGTCGCCGAGGTGCTCGAGGCTGCGCGATACTACGCCGACACCACCGGACGGCGCGTCTCGATCGAGTACGCCCTCATCCGGGACGTCAACGACCAGCCCTGGCGCGCCGATCTGCTGGGGGAGAAGCTGCACCGCGCGCTCGGATCGTTGGTGCACGTGAATCTCATCCCGCTGAATCCGACCCCGGGCTCGGAATGGGACGCCAGTCCCAAACCGGTCGAGCGCGAATTCGTCCGGCGGGTCCGCGAGCAGGGAGTCTCCTGCACCGTCCGCGATACGCGCGGTCAGGAGATCGCCGCCGCATGTGGCCAGCTCGCGGCCGAAGAGCGCTGA